Proteins encoded together in one Cataglyphis hispanica isolate Lineage 1 chromosome 17, ULB_Chis1_1.0, whole genome shotgun sequence window:
- the LOC126855758 gene encoding microtubule-associated proteins 1A/1B light chain 3A-like: MNLTPKRSYKERRTFEQRWVSAEEIRSLHPNKIPIIVERYKLENQLPLLDKSKYLVPDFLTVAEFCKIIRRRLQLNPTQAIFLLVNQKSIVSGSLTMAELYQNEKDPDGFLYIVFASQDVFGDH, from the exons ATGAATTTAACACCTAAAAGATCGTACAAGGAGAGACGTACGTTCG agcAGCGATGGGTCAGTGCAGAAGAAATTAGATCTCTGCATCCCAATAAGATTCCTATCATCGTGGAACGTTACAAATTAGAAAATCAACTGCCACTTCTGGATAAAAGCAAATATCTGGTGCCAGATTTTCTAACTGTGGCGGAattctgcaaaataattag ACGTCGACTGCAGCTGAATCCAACACAAGCAATTTTCTTACTGGTAAATCAGAAAAGTATAGTGAGCGGGAGCCTGACTATGGCCGAGCtatatcaaaatgaaaaagatcCAGATGGTTTCCTTTATATTGTGTTTGCCAGCCAGGATGTATTTGGAGATCATTAA
- the LOC126855747 gene encoding orphan steroid hormone receptor 2 isoform X1 produces MNGADDARSDQSSSLLAAKREMDRDHREQRNHDNLNEESDCKVGMDFRNLSHQHDRMSDMDTERDMDIDPADRMDLHDDKSEKLGRNFHNIGHHPAMRDVDRDQNNHIDNIHDDKMDHKLGRDFRNLGHHPGMVHLHPGMEHLSNDVRIDVEVKLARDVRGSLGLGLSLELCVVCGDRASGRHYGAISCEGCKGFFKRSIRKQLGYQCRGSKSCEVTKHHRNRCQYCRLQKCLAMGMRSDSVQHERKPVLGESAATKVGNRSTRVKPEPQQPTPEIPPAWEQPESPSMEDQSSDSDLSDALTLARERLLISHALDSMAKLIGDTVNGSSEPEEEWTGQLISERNTLFELRAPSPAPVYLSIHYICESAARLLFLSVHWARGIPAFQALPSEIQTTLVRSSWGQLFTLGLAQCAYTLSLPSILTSIINHLQASIAQEKITAGKVKCVTEHICRLQDCVSSLHKLQVDSVEYAYLKALTLFSADNILAGSWRKKVEVLQEAAWTELQQRAGSDRLPRLLLRLAPLRSINPRVLEDLFFAGLIGRVSVASVVPYILTMQDYKAESESHAG; encoded by the exons ATGAACGGTGCTGATGACGCACGATCGGATCAGTCATCGTCGCTGCTGGCCGCGAAG AGAGAAATGGACAGGGATCATAGAGAACAACGCAATCATGACAATCTGAATGAGGAGTCAGATTGCAAAGTTGGAATGGATTTCCGCAATCTCTCTCATCAGCACGATCGTATGTCGGACATGGATACTGAG AGAGATATGGACATCGATCCGGCAGATCGCATGGATTTGCACGACGACAAGTCTGAGAAATTAGGgagaaattttcataatataggGCATCACCCAGCTATG agggATGTAGATAGGGATCAAAATAATCACATTGACAATATACACGATGATAAAATGGACCACAAATTAGGAAGAGATTTCCGCAATTTGGGTCATCATCCCGGAATGGTTCATTTGCATCCCGGCATGGAGCATTTGAGTAACGATGTACGTATCGATGTCGAG GTGAAGTTAGCGAGAGATGTTCGTGGCTCGTTAGGTTTAGGACTATCCTTAGAACTCTGTGTAGTTTGTGGAGATAGAGCTAGCGGCCGGCACTACGGAGCGATTAGTTGTGAGGGCTGCAAAGGTTTTTTTAAACGCAGCATCCGCAAGCAATTGGGCTACCAGTGCAGGGGAAGCAAGAGTTGTGAAGTTACCAAACACCATAGAAATCGTTGTCAGTATTGTAGGCTTCAGAAATGTTTGGCTATGGGTATGAGAAGTGACT CTGTCCAACATGAGAGAAAACCCGTATTAGGTGAATCAGCTGCGACAAAAGTTGGTAATCGTAGCACCAGAGTAAAACCGGAACCGCAACAACCTACACCAGAAATACCCCCAGCTTGGGAACAACCCGAGAGTCCTAGTATGGAAGATCAAAGTAGCGATAGCGATCTCAGTGATGCTTTAACCTTAGCTCGCGAGCGTTTACTCATCTCCCATGCATTGGATAGTATGGCTAAACTTATTGGTGAT ACCGTTAATGGTTCGAGCGAACCAGAAGAAGAATGGACTGGTCAATTAATTTCTGAACGGAATACATTGTTCGAATTGAGAGCGCCCAGTCCGGCACCcgtatatttatctattcattACATATGCGAAAGCGCGGCTAGGTTACTGTTTTTGTCTGTACATTGGGCGCGAGGAATTCCAGCATTTCAAGCTTTGCC ATCTGAAATTCAAACTACTTTAGTGCGAAGTTCCTGGGGACAATTATTTACACTAGGTCTAGCACAATGCGCATACACACTGTCTCTTCCTAGTATTTTAACGTCGATAATCAATCACTTACAAGCTAGTATCGCACAAGAGAAGATCACAGCTGGCAAAGTAAAGTGTGTTACAGAACATATATGTAGATTACAGGATTGTGTAAGTTCACTGCACAAGTTGCAAGTGGATTCCGTTGAATATGCTTATCTTAAGGCTTTAACACTTTTTAGCGCTG ataatatcCTAGCAGGTAGCTGGCGTAAAAAGGTTGAAGTTCTGCAAGAAGCGGCATGGACAGAATTACAACAACGTGCGGGCTCTGATAGATTACCTCGTCTTCTCTTGAGGCTAGCGCCTCTCCGCTCGATTAATCCTAGAGTACTGGAAGATCTTTTCTTCGCAGGTCTCATCGGTCGAGTAAGTGTAGCTAGCGTCGTGCCTTATATCCTTACCATGCAAGATTATAAAGCCGAATCGGAAAGTCATGCGGGGTGA
- the LOC126855747 gene encoding orphan steroid hormone receptor 2 isoform X2 → MNGADDARSDQSSSLLAAKREMDRDHREQRNHDNLNEESDCKVGMDFRNLSHQHDRMSDMDTERDMDIDPADRMDLHDDKSEKLGRNFHNIGHHPAMRDVDRDQNNHIDNIHDDKMDHKLGRDFRNLGHHPGMVHLHPGMEHLSNDVKLARDVRGSLGLGLSLELCVVCGDRASGRHYGAISCEGCKGFFKRSIRKQLGYQCRGSKSCEVTKHHRNRCQYCRLQKCLAMGMRSDSVQHERKPVLGESAATKVGNRSTRVKPEPQQPTPEIPPAWEQPESPSMEDQSSDSDLSDALTLARERLLISHALDSMAKLIGDTVNGSSEPEEEWTGQLISERNTLFELRAPSPAPVYLSIHYICESAARLLFLSVHWARGIPAFQALPSEIQTTLVRSSWGQLFTLGLAQCAYTLSLPSILTSIINHLQASIAQEKITAGKVKCVTEHICRLQDCVSSLHKLQVDSVEYAYLKALTLFSADNILAGSWRKKVEVLQEAAWTELQQRAGSDRLPRLLLRLAPLRSINPRVLEDLFFAGLIGRVSVASVVPYILTMQDYKAESESHAG, encoded by the exons ATGAACGGTGCTGATGACGCACGATCGGATCAGTCATCGTCGCTGCTGGCCGCGAAG AGAGAAATGGACAGGGATCATAGAGAACAACGCAATCATGACAATCTGAATGAGGAGTCAGATTGCAAAGTTGGAATGGATTTCCGCAATCTCTCTCATCAGCACGATCGTATGTCGGACATGGATACTGAG AGAGATATGGACATCGATCCGGCAGATCGCATGGATTTGCACGACGACAAGTCTGAGAAATTAGGgagaaattttcataatataggGCATCACCCAGCTATG agggATGTAGATAGGGATCAAAATAATCACATTGACAATATACACGATGATAAAATGGACCACAAATTAGGAAGAGATTTCCGCAATTTGGGTCATCATCCCGGAATGGTTCATTTGCATCCCGGCATGGAGCATTTGAGTAACGAT GTGAAGTTAGCGAGAGATGTTCGTGGCTCGTTAGGTTTAGGACTATCCTTAGAACTCTGTGTAGTTTGTGGAGATAGAGCTAGCGGCCGGCACTACGGAGCGATTAGTTGTGAGGGCTGCAAAGGTTTTTTTAAACGCAGCATCCGCAAGCAATTGGGCTACCAGTGCAGGGGAAGCAAGAGTTGTGAAGTTACCAAACACCATAGAAATCGTTGTCAGTATTGTAGGCTTCAGAAATGTTTGGCTATGGGTATGAGAAGTGACT CTGTCCAACATGAGAGAAAACCCGTATTAGGTGAATCAGCTGCGACAAAAGTTGGTAATCGTAGCACCAGAGTAAAACCGGAACCGCAACAACCTACACCAGAAATACCCCCAGCTTGGGAACAACCCGAGAGTCCTAGTATGGAAGATCAAAGTAGCGATAGCGATCTCAGTGATGCTTTAACCTTAGCTCGCGAGCGTTTACTCATCTCCCATGCATTGGATAGTATGGCTAAACTTATTGGTGAT ACCGTTAATGGTTCGAGCGAACCAGAAGAAGAATGGACTGGTCAATTAATTTCTGAACGGAATACATTGTTCGAATTGAGAGCGCCCAGTCCGGCACCcgtatatttatctattcattACATATGCGAAAGCGCGGCTAGGTTACTGTTTTTGTCTGTACATTGGGCGCGAGGAATTCCAGCATTTCAAGCTTTGCC ATCTGAAATTCAAACTACTTTAGTGCGAAGTTCCTGGGGACAATTATTTACACTAGGTCTAGCACAATGCGCATACACACTGTCTCTTCCTAGTATTTTAACGTCGATAATCAATCACTTACAAGCTAGTATCGCACAAGAGAAGATCACAGCTGGCAAAGTAAAGTGTGTTACAGAACATATATGTAGATTACAGGATTGTGTAAGTTCACTGCACAAGTTGCAAGTGGATTCCGTTGAATATGCTTATCTTAAGGCTTTAACACTTTTTAGCGCTG ataatatcCTAGCAGGTAGCTGGCGTAAAAAGGTTGAAGTTCTGCAAGAAGCGGCATGGACAGAATTACAACAACGTGCGGGCTCTGATAGATTACCTCGTCTTCTCTTGAGGCTAGCGCCTCTCCGCTCGATTAATCCTAGAGTACTGGAAGATCTTTTCTTCGCAGGTCTCATCGGTCGAGTAAGTGTAGCTAGCGTCGTGCCTTATATCCTTACCATGCAAGATTATAAAGCCGAATCGGAAAGTCATGCGGGGTGA
- the LOC126855747 gene encoding orphan steroid hormone receptor 2 isoform X3, with translation MDRDHREQRNHDNLNEESDCKVGMDFRNLSHQHDRMSDMDTERDMDIDPADRMDLHDDKSEKLGRNFHNIGHHPAMRDVDRDQNNHIDNIHDDKMDHKLGRDFRNLGHHPGMVHLHPGMEHLSNDVRIDVEVKLARDVRGSLGLGLSLELCVVCGDRASGRHYGAISCEGCKGFFKRSIRKQLGYQCRGSKSCEVTKHHRNRCQYCRLQKCLAMGMRSDSVQHERKPVLGESAATKVGNRSTRVKPEPQQPTPEIPPAWEQPESPSMEDQSSDSDLSDALTLARERLLISHALDSMAKLIGDTVNGSSEPEEEWTGQLISERNTLFELRAPSPAPVYLSIHYICESAARLLFLSVHWARGIPAFQALPSEIQTTLVRSSWGQLFTLGLAQCAYTLSLPSILTSIINHLQASIAQEKITAGKVKCVTEHICRLQDCVSSLHKLQVDSVEYAYLKALTLFSADNILAGSWRKKVEVLQEAAWTELQQRAGSDRLPRLLLRLAPLRSINPRVLEDLFFAGLIGRVSVASVVPYILTMQDYKAESESHAG, from the exons ATGGACAGGGATCATAGAGAACAACGCAATCATGACAATCTGAATGAGGAGTCAGATTGCAAAGTTGGAATGGATTTCCGCAATCTCTCTCATCAGCACGATCGTATGTCGGACATGGATACTGAG AGAGATATGGACATCGATCCGGCAGATCGCATGGATTTGCACGACGACAAGTCTGAGAAATTAGGgagaaattttcataatataggGCATCACCCAGCTATG agggATGTAGATAGGGATCAAAATAATCACATTGACAATATACACGATGATAAAATGGACCACAAATTAGGAAGAGATTTCCGCAATTTGGGTCATCATCCCGGAATGGTTCATTTGCATCCCGGCATGGAGCATTTGAGTAACGATGTACGTATCGATGTCGAG GTGAAGTTAGCGAGAGATGTTCGTGGCTCGTTAGGTTTAGGACTATCCTTAGAACTCTGTGTAGTTTGTGGAGATAGAGCTAGCGGCCGGCACTACGGAGCGATTAGTTGTGAGGGCTGCAAAGGTTTTTTTAAACGCAGCATCCGCAAGCAATTGGGCTACCAGTGCAGGGGAAGCAAGAGTTGTGAAGTTACCAAACACCATAGAAATCGTTGTCAGTATTGTAGGCTTCAGAAATGTTTGGCTATGGGTATGAGAAGTGACT CTGTCCAACATGAGAGAAAACCCGTATTAGGTGAATCAGCTGCGACAAAAGTTGGTAATCGTAGCACCAGAGTAAAACCGGAACCGCAACAACCTACACCAGAAATACCCCCAGCTTGGGAACAACCCGAGAGTCCTAGTATGGAAGATCAAAGTAGCGATAGCGATCTCAGTGATGCTTTAACCTTAGCTCGCGAGCGTTTACTCATCTCCCATGCATTGGATAGTATGGCTAAACTTATTGGTGAT ACCGTTAATGGTTCGAGCGAACCAGAAGAAGAATGGACTGGTCAATTAATTTCTGAACGGAATACATTGTTCGAATTGAGAGCGCCCAGTCCGGCACCcgtatatttatctattcattACATATGCGAAAGCGCGGCTAGGTTACTGTTTTTGTCTGTACATTGGGCGCGAGGAATTCCAGCATTTCAAGCTTTGCC ATCTGAAATTCAAACTACTTTAGTGCGAAGTTCCTGGGGACAATTATTTACACTAGGTCTAGCACAATGCGCATACACACTGTCTCTTCCTAGTATTTTAACGTCGATAATCAATCACTTACAAGCTAGTATCGCACAAGAGAAGATCACAGCTGGCAAAGTAAAGTGTGTTACAGAACATATATGTAGATTACAGGATTGTGTAAGTTCACTGCACAAGTTGCAAGTGGATTCCGTTGAATATGCTTATCTTAAGGCTTTAACACTTTTTAGCGCTG ataatatcCTAGCAGGTAGCTGGCGTAAAAAGGTTGAAGTTCTGCAAGAAGCGGCATGGACAGAATTACAACAACGTGCGGGCTCTGATAGATTACCTCGTCTTCTCTTGAGGCTAGCGCCTCTCCGCTCGATTAATCCTAGAGTACTGGAAGATCTTTTCTTCGCAGGTCTCATCGGTCGAGTAAGTGTAGCTAGCGTCGTGCCTTATATCCTTACCATGCAAGATTATAAAGCCGAATCGGAAAGTCATGCGGGGTGA